The sequence GTCACCGCCCGCCCGGCCCCGGTGGCCGGCGGTATCGTCGGGCCGGTCCGGCGGTCCCGCTTGACCCTCGACCCGGTCGAGGCCCCAGAGTCCCCGGCATGGAGAGCGACCTGCGCAGCATCGGCGAGCTGGCCCGCGACAGCGGTCTGAGCATCAGTGCCCTGCGGTTCTACGACGGTGCCGAGGTGCTCGCCCCCGCCCGTGTCGACCCGCGCACCGGCTACCGCTGGTACGCCCCCGGACAGCTCGCCGACGCCCGACTGCTCGCCCGGCTGCGCCGGGTGGGTCTGCCGCTGGCGGACATCCGGGCCGTGCTCGGCGCGGTGCCCGGCAGCGGTGCCGCCCGGCGGGTGGTGGACGAGCATCTGCGCCGGCTGGAGGACGGCCTCGCCGACGCGCGCCGTGAACTCTCCCTGATCCGCCGGTTGATCGACCAGAGGGAGAGCCTCATGACCACGACCCCCGCCGAGTACCGCTTCACCGTCCCCGCCGTCGGGCTGGCCGAAGCCCTGGACGCGGTCCGCTTCGCCGTCGGTGACGACCCCGGGCTGCCGGTGCTGTCCGGCGTGTTGTTCGACCTCGACGGCGGCCTGCTGCGCCTGGTCGCCACCGATCGCTATCGGATAGCCCTTGCCGAGGTGCCCGCCCGGCCGGTGGAGCCCGCGGAGTCTGCTGTGCCTGCGGAGTCTGTCGAGTCCGCCGTGCCCGCCGTGCCCGCCGACTTCGCCGAGTCCGCCGCGCCGGCCGCGTCGGCCGTCGTGCCGGTCGCGCTGGCCGATGCCGTCCGCGCGCTGCTCGGCTCCGCCGCGGGGGCGGTGGAACTGGCGCTCGGCGCCGGAACGGTGCACGTCACGGTCGGCGGCCACCGGATCGAGGGGGCCGCGCTCGACCACGACTACCCCGACTACCGGCCCCTCGTCCGGCTGGAGCCGGCCCACCGGATCGGCCTGCCCGCCGCCGAACTGCGCGCGGCGCTCGTGTCGGCCGTGACCAGCAGCCTGCCGTCCGGTCCGCACGGCGCGGCCTGCGAGGTCGCCCTGCTGACCGTCGACAGTGAGGGCCGGTTCGCCGTCGCCGCCCCTGGGGCCGATGCCGACGGGTCGGACGACATCCTCCGGGTGGCGGTCAACCGGGACTTCCTCCTGGAGGCCGTTCCGGTCGATGCCCCGGGGCAGCTGCTCCTCGAACTCGGCGGCCCGATCACCCCCCTCGCCGTCCGTACCGCCGACCGCCCCGGCACCTTCTCCGTCCTGATGCCCGTCCGCCTCCCCGCCTGACCCGGAGCGTCCCCGGTCCGACCTCGGAGCGGGTCGAGGCCGGGGCGGCGGTCGTCCCGGCCGTCCGGGGGCGCGATCCGCAGGGCGGGCGTTTGCTGGCGCTAGCACTGTGCTTGCAATTGCAAGCGCGGTGGGGCAGGGTGTTCGCATGGCCTCACTGAACGTCGG comes from Streptomyces sp. TLI_053 and encodes:
- a CDS encoding MerR family transcriptional regulator, yielding MESDLRSIGELARDSGLSISALRFYDGAEVLAPARVDPRTGYRWYAPGQLADARLLARLRRVGLPLADIRAVLGAVPGSGAARRVVDEHLRRLEDGLADARRELSLIRRLIDQRESLMTTTPAEYRFTVPAVGLAEALDAVRFAVGDDPGLPVLSGVLFDLDGGLLRLVATDRYRIALAEVPARPVEPAESAVPAESVESAVPAVPADFAESAAPAASAVVPVALADAVRALLGSAAGAVELALGAGTVHVTVGGHRIEGAALDHDYPDYRPLVRLEPAHRIGLPAAELRAALVSAVTSSLPSGPHGAACEVALLTVDSEGRFAVAAPGADADGSDDILRVAVNRDFLLEAVPVDAPGQLLLELGGPITPLAVRTADRPGTFSVLMPVRLPA